The following are from one region of the Staphylococcus argenteus genome:
- the pflB gene encoding formate C-acetyltransferase, with amino-acid sequence MLETNKNHATAWQGFKNGRWNRHVDVREFIQLNYTLYEGNDSFLAGPTEATSKLWDQVMQLSKEERERGGMWDMDTKVASTITSHDAGYLDKDLETIVGVQTEKPFKRSMQPFGGIRMAKAACEAYGYELDEETEKIFTDYRKTHNQGVFDAYSREMLNCRKAGVITGLPDAYGRGRIIGDYRRVALYGVDFLMEEKMHDFNTMSTEMSEDVIRLREELSEQYRALKELKELGQKYGFDLSRPAENFKEAVQWLYLAYLAAIKEQNGAAMSLGRTSTFLDIYAERDLKAGVITESEVQEIIDHFIMKLRIVKFARTPDYNELFSGDPTWVTESIGGVGIDGRPLVTKNSFRFLHSLDNLGPAPEPNLTVLWSVRLPDNFKTYCAKMSIKTSSIQYENDDIMRESYGDDYGIACCVSAMTIGKQMQFFGARANLAKTLLYAINGGKDEKSGAQVGPNFEGIKSEVLDYDEVFKKFDQMMDWLAGVYINSLNVIHYMHDKYSYERIEMALHDTEIVRTMATGIAGLSVAADSLSAIKYAQVKPIRNEEGLVVDFEIEGDFPKYGNNDNRVDDIAVDLVERFMTKLRSHKTYRDSEHTMSVLTITSNVVYGKKTGNTPDGRKAGEPFAPGANPMHGRDQKGALSSLSSVAKIPYDCCKDGISNTFSIVPKSLGKEPEDQNRNLTSMLDGYAMQCGHHLNINVFNRETLIDAMEHPEEYPQLTIRVSGYAVNFIKLTREQQLDVISRTFHESM; translated from the coding sequence ATGTTAGAAACAAATAAAAATCATGCAACAGCTTGGCAAGGATTTAAAAATGGAAGATGGAACAGACACGTAGATGTAAGAGAGTTTATTCAATTAAACTACACACTTTATGAAGGTAATGATTCATTTTTAGCAGGACCAACAGAAGCAACTTCTAAACTTTGGGATCAAGTAATGCAGTTATCGAAAGAAGAACGTGAACGTGGCGGCATGTGGGATATGGATACAAAAGTAGCTTCAACAATTACATCTCATGATGCTGGTTATTTAGACAAAGATTTAGAAACAATTGTAGGTGTACAAACTGAAAAACCATTCAAACGTTCAATGCAACCATTCGGTGGTATTCGTATGGCGAAAGCAGCTTGTGAAGCTTACGGTTACGAATTAGACGAAGAAACTGAAAAAATCTTTACAGATTATCGTAAAACTCATAACCAAGGTGTATTCGATGCATATTCAAGAGAAATGTTGAACTGTCGTAAAGCAGGTGTAATCACTGGTTTACCTGATGCATACGGACGTGGACGTATTATCGGTGACTATCGTCGTGTAGCATTATACGGTGTAGATTTCTTAATGGAAGAAAAAATGCATGACTTCAATACAATGTCTACGGAAATGTCTGAAGATGTAATTCGTTTACGTGAAGAATTATCAGAACAATACCGTGCATTAAAAGAATTAAAAGAACTTGGACAAAAATATGGCTTCGATTTAAGCCGTCCAGCTGAAAACTTTAAAGAAGCAGTTCAATGGTTATACTTAGCATACCTTGCTGCAATTAAAGAACAAAATGGTGCAGCAATGAGTTTAGGACGTACTTCTACATTCTTAGACATCTATGCTGAACGTGACCTTAAAGCAGGTGTAATTACTGAAAGTGAAGTTCAAGAAATCATTGACCACTTCATCATGAAATTACGTATTGTTAAATTTGCTCGTACACCTGATTACAATGAATTATTCTCTGGAGACCCAACTTGGGTAACTGAATCTATCGGTGGTGTAGGTATCGACGGACGTCCACTTGTAACGAAAAACTCATTCCGTTTCTTACATTCATTAGATAACCTAGGCCCAGCACCAGAGCCAAACTTAACAGTATTATGGTCAGTACGTTTACCTGATAACTTCAAAACATACTGTGCAAAAATGAGTATTAAAACAAGTTCTATCCAATATGAAAATGATGATATTATGCGTGAAAGCTATGGCGATGACTATGGTATCGCATGTTGTGTATCAGCGATGACAATTGGTAAACAAATGCAATTCTTCGGTGCGCGTGCGAACTTAGCTAAAACATTACTTTACGCTATCAATGGTGGTAAAGATGAGAAATCTGGCGCACAAGTTGGTCCTAACTTCGAAGGCATTAAGAGTGAAGTATTAGACTACGACGAAGTATTCAAGAAATTCGATCAAATGATGGATTGGCTTGCAGGTGTTTACATTAACTCATTAAATGTTATTCACTACATGCATGATAAATATAGCTATGAACGTATTGAAATGGCATTACATGATACAGAAATTGTACGTACAATGGCAACAGGTATCGCTGGTTTATCAGTAGCTGCTGACTCATTATCTGCAATTAAATATGCACAAGTTAAACCAATTCGTAACGAAGAAGGTCTTGTAGTAGACTTTGAAATTGAAGGCGATTTCCCTAAATACGGTAACAATGATAACCGTGTAGATGATATCGCAGTTGATTTAGTAGAACGCTTCATGACTAAATTACGTAGCCATAAAACATATCGTGATTCAGAACATACAATGAGTGTATTAACAATTACTTCAAACGTTGTATACGGTAAGAAAACTGGTAATACACCAGATGGACGTAAAGCTGGCGAACCATTCGCACCAGGTGCAAACCCAATGCATGGTCGTGACCAAAAAGGTGCATTATCTTCATTAAGTTCTGTTGCTAAGATTCCTTATGATTGCTGTAAAGATGGTATCTCAAATACATTCAGTATCGTACCGAAATCATTAGGTAAAGAACCAGAAGATCAAAATCGTAACTTAACAAGTATGTTAGATGGTTATGCAATGCAATGTGGTCACCACTTAAATATTAACGTATTTAACCGTGAAACATTAATAGATGCAATGGAACATCCAGAAGAATATCCACAATTAACAATCCGTGTATCTGGATACGCTGTTAACTTCATTAAATTAACACGTGAGCAACAATTAGATGTAATTTCTCGTACATTCCATGAAAGTATGTAA
- the pflA gene encoding pyruvate formate-lyase-activating protein: protein MLKGHLHSVESLGTVDGPGLRYILFTQGCLLRCLYCHNPDTWKINEPSREVTVDEMVDEILPYKPYFDASGGGVTVSGGEPLLQMPFLEKLFAELQENGVHTCLDTSAGCANDTKAFQRHFEELQRHTDLILLDIKHIDNEKHIKLTGKPNTHILNFARKLSDMKQPVWIRHVLVPGYSDDKDDLIKLGEFINSLDNVEKFEILPYHQLGVHKWKTLGIAYELEDVEAPDDEAVKAAYRYVNFKGKIPVEL from the coding sequence ATGCTAAAGGGACACTTACATTCCGTCGAAAGTTTGGGTACTGTCGACGGTCCGGGATTAAGATATATATTATTTACACAAGGATGCTTACTTCGATGCTTGTATTGTCACAATCCAGATACTTGGAAAATCAATGAGCCATCAAGAGAAGTTACAGTTGATGAAATGGTGGATGAAATTTTACCATACAAACCATACTTTGATGCATCAGGTGGTGGCGTAACAGTGAGTGGTGGCGAACCATTATTACAAATGCCATTCTTAGAAAAACTGTTTGCAGAGTTACAAGAAAATGGTGTGCATACTTGCTTAGATACGTCAGCTGGTTGTGCCAATGATACTAAAGCGTTTCAAAGACATTTTGAAGAATTACAAAGACATACAGACTTAATATTGTTAGATATTAAACATATCGATAATGAAAAACATATCAAATTGACAGGAAAGCCTAATACACACATCCTTAACTTCGCGCGCAAACTGTCAGATATGAAACAACCTGTATGGATTCGTCATGTCCTTGTGCCTGGTTATTCTGATGATAAAGACGATTTAATTAAACTAGGTGAATTTATTAATTCTCTAGATAACGTCGAAAAGTTTGAAATTTTACCATATCATCAGTTAGGTGTTCATAAGTGGAAGACATTGGGTATTGCATATGAATTAGAAGATGTAGAAGCGCCCGATGATGAAGCTGTTAAAGCAGCCTACCGTTATGTTAACTTCAAAGGGAAAATTCCCGTTGAATTATAA
- a CDS encoding glycerophosphoryl diester phosphodiesterase membrane domain-containing protein: MKRIMRDIWTVFKLLYHNKGRFSINALLLQLIMIFISSTYLILLFNLMLKVAGQSQLTINNWIEIVSHPASVILLIIFILSVAFLIYVEFSLLVYMVYAGFDRQIITFKSIFKNAFVNVRKLVGVPIIFFVIYLILMIPIANLGLSSVLTKNIYIPKFLTEELMKTTKGIIIYGTFMVAVFILNFKLIFTLPLTILNRQSLFKNMRLSWQITKRNKFRLVIEIVILEIIIAAILTLVVSAATFIAIYLDEDGNKFIISSVLFVVLKSALFFYYLFTKLSLISVLVLHLKQENALYQPTLEFKHPKPKRKSKFFIISMLLAVICFIGYNMYLLYNNSINQNISIIGHRGFEDKGVENSIPSLKAAAKAKVEYVELDTIMTKDKRFVVSHDNNLKRLTGINKNISESNFKDVVGLKMRQNGHEAKLVSLEAFIETAKKENVKLLVELKPHGKEPSDYTERVIDILKKHNVEHEYKVMSLDYDIMTKLKKEAPYIKCGYIIPLQFGHFKETSLDFFVIEDFSYTPRLVNQAHLENKEVYTWTINGEEDLTKYLQTNVDGIITDDPALADDIKEAKKDETYFDRSIRILFE, encoded by the coding sequence ATGAAGAGAATAATGAGAGATATATGGACAGTATTTAAATTACTGTATCACAATAAAGGGCGCTTTAGTATCAATGCCTTACTATTGCAATTAATCATGATATTTATCAGTAGCACATATTTAATTTTACTCTTCAATTTGATGTTAAAAGTTGCTGGACAAAGCCAACTCACGATTAACAATTGGATTGAAATAGTAAGTCATCCAGCAAGTGTGATACTGCTTATCATATTTATTTTAAGTGTAGCTTTTTTAATTTATGTTGAATTTTCATTATTAGTTTATATGGTTTATGCAGGTTTTGATCGACAAATTATTACGTTCAAATCCATTTTTAAAAATGCTTTTGTTAATGTACGCAAACTTGTTGGTGTGCCGATTATTTTCTTTGTTATATATTTAATTTTAATGATACCAATTGCCAATTTAGGTCTAAGTTCCGTACTGACGAAAAACATTTATATACCTAAATTTTTAACGGAAGAACTTATGAAAACGACAAAGGGTATTATCATATATGGAACCTTTATGGTTGCTGTTTTTATTTTAAACTTCAAGCTAATATTCACTTTGCCGCTGACGATTTTAAATAGGCAATCATTATTTAAAAATATGAGATTGAGCTGGCAAATTACGAAGCGGAATAAATTTCGACTAGTAATAGAAATTGTTATATTAGAGATTATTATCGCCGCGATTTTAACGCTCGTTGTTTCAGCAGCAACTTTCATTGCAATATATTTAGATGAAGATGGCAATAAATTTATAATTTCATCTGTATTGTTTGTCGTCTTGAAAAGTGCACTATTCTTCTACTATTTATTTACAAAATTGTCGTTGATTAGTGTGTTAGTCCTTCATTTAAAACAGGAAAATGCATTGTATCAACCGACATTAGAGTTTAAACACCCTAAACCGAAGCGTAAGTCTAAATTCTTTATTATATCTATGCTGTTAGCTGTGATATGTTTTATCGGTTATAATATGTATTTGTTATACAATAATTCAATTAATCAAAACATTTCGATTATCGGGCACCGTGGTTTTGAAGATAAAGGTGTTGAAAATTCAATTCCGTCATTGAAAGCCGCGGCTAAAGCAAAGGTTGAATACGTTGAACTAGATACGATAATGACTAAAGATAAAAGATTTGTAGTTAGTCATGATAATAATTTGAAGCGTTTAACAGGTATTAATAAAAACATTTCTGAATCTAATTTTAAAGATGTAGTTGGATTGAAAATGCGTCAAAATGGACATGAAGCGAAACTTGTATCATTGGAAGCGTTTATTGAAACGGCTAAAAAAGAAAATGTGAAGTTGTTAGTAGAGTTGAAGCCACACGGCAAAGAACCAAGTGATTATACAGAACGTGTAATTGATATTTTGAAAAAGCATAATGTTGAACATGAATACAAAGTGATGTCGTTGGATTACGATATAATGACTAAATTGAAAAAAGAAGCACCGTATATTAAGTGTGGTTATATCATCCCATTACAATTTGGACATTTTAAAGAGACATCATTAGATTTCTTTGTTATTGAAGATTTTTCATATACACCAAGACTAGTTAATCAGGCTCATTTGGAAAATAAAGAAGTGTATACTTGGACAATTAATGGAGAGGAAGACCTTACGAAATATTTACAAACAAATGTAGATGGCATTATTACAGATGATCCAGCATTAGCTGATGATATAAAAGAAGCTAAAAAAGATGAAACATACTTCGATCGCTCAATAAGAATTTTATTTGAATAA
- a CDS encoding complement inhibitor SCIN family protein translates to MTTHMKIKNYLVTGIKAALLDTTGITITRKSETTAHTYQHQALVDQLHMLITNTDINKLAHLHLDAYQKRDIMAAHYIAKSAIRTKNLDQMTKAKYRLENIYSSLTSNIHSNNL, encoded by the coding sequence ATGACAACACACATGAAAATCAAAAATTATTTAGTAACTGGCATTAAAGCTGCGCTCCTTGATACGACTGGGATCACAATAACTCGCAAGTCCGAAACGACAGCTCATACGTATCAACATCAAGCGCTTGTAGACCAATTACATATGTTAATCACAAATACTGATATAAATAAATTAGCGCATCTACATTTAGATGCATATCAAAAACGTGATATTATGGCAGCACATTATATTGCTAAGTCTGCTATACGCACTAAAAATTTGGATCAAATGACTAAAGCAAAATATAGATTGGAAAATATTTATTCATCACTAACTAGTAATATTCATTCCAACAACCTTTAA
- the coa gene encoding staphylocoagulase, translating into MKKQIISLGALAVASSLFTWDNKADAIVGKDYSKESRVKEESKYGANISSWYLNDMLQKLGDQIYNAKELTNRYEYGEKDYKQASDKLMTRVLGEDQYLLEKKKEQYEVYKKWYQKYKTENPQSDLKMTKFHDFEMYKLTMNEYNDIQRSLKDAVDEFNNEVKDIQSKNKDLVPFDEETEKRVTNEIYDFVCEIDTLYATYYNDNQHGQNARELRAKLDLILGDIKDPVRITNERIRKEMMNDLNSIIEDFFMDSNLNRPSNISKYNPNIHDYTKKPENKANFDKLVKETKEAVAEADESWKTKTVKNYGESETKLPIAKEEKKVEEIQQPKAQNIVGETEKAPLPVAQPLVKIPQGTIQGEIVQGPKYPTMEQKTIQGEIVKGPDFPTMEQSNESAPIVTPSLSGNYTEPTIALPTITGESKVENPIESTLKGIQGESSNIEIKPQVSETREVSQYGTRPQFNKTPKYVKYRDAGTGIREYNDGTFGYEARPRFNKPSETNAYNVTTHANGQVTYGARPTQNKPSKTNAYNVTTHANGQVSYGARPAQNKPSKTNAYNVTTHANGQVSYGARPAQNKPSKTNAYNVTTHANGQVSYGARPAQNKPSKTNAYNVTTHANGQVTYGARPAQNKPSKTNAYNVTTHADGTATYGPRVTK; encoded by the coding sequence ATGAAAAAGCAAATAATTTCGCTAGGCGCATTAGCAGTTGCATCTAGCTTATTTACATGGGATAACAAAGCAGATGCGATAGTGGGTAAGGACTATAGTAAAGAATCAAGGGTTAAAGAAGAAAGTAAGTATGGGGCGAATATTTCAAGTTGGTATTTAAATGACATGTTACAAAAATTAGGGGATCAAATTTATAATGCAAAAGAATTAACTAACAGATATGAATATGGTGAAAAAGACTATAAACAAGCATCAGATAAATTGATGACAAGAGTTTTAGGAGAAGACCAATATTTATTAGAAAAAAAGAAAGAACAGTACGAAGTATATAAAAAATGGTATCAAAAATATAAAACTGAAAATCCACAATCAGATTTGAAGATGACAAAATTTCATGATTTTGAAATGTATAAGTTAACAATGAATGAATATAATGATATTCAAAGATCTTTAAAGGATGCTGTTGATGAGTTTAACAATGAGGTTAAGGATATTCAATCTAAGAATAAGGATTTAGTGCCATTTGATGAAGAAACTGAAAAGCGTGTAACAAATGAAATATATGACTTTGTTTGTGAGATAGATACACTTTATGCGACGTATTATAATGATAATCAGCATGGTCAAAATGCGAGAGAATTAAGGGCAAAATTAGACTTGATTCTTGGGGATATAAAAGACCCTGTCAGAATAACAAATGAACGCATTAGAAAAGAAATGATGAATGATTTAAATTCAATCATCGAAGACTTCTTTATGGATTCTAACTTAAATAGACCTTCTAATATAAGTAAGTATAATCCTAATATTCATGATTATACTAAAAAGCCGGAAAATAAAGCGAACTTCGATAAATTAGTCAAAGAAACTAAAGAAGCGGTTGCTGAAGCAGATGAATCTTGGAAGACTAAAACAGTCAAAAATTATGGTGAATCTGAAACAAAATTACCAATAGCAAAAGAAGAGAAGAAAGTTGAAGAAATTCAACAGCCTAAAGCTCAAAATATTGTTGGTGAAACTGAAAAAGCACCACTTCCAGTTGCACAGCCACTAGTTAAAATTCCACAAGGCACAATTCAAGGTGAAATCGTACAAGGTCCAAAATATCCGACGATGGAACAAAAAACTATTCAAGGTGAAATCGTTAAAGGACCAGACTTCCCAACAATGGAACAAAGTAACGAATCTGCACCTATTGTAACACCTTCATTAAGCGGAAATTATACAGAACCTACTATTGCTTTACCTACAATTACAGGTGAGAGTAAAGTGGAAAATCCTATTGAATCGACTTTAAAAGGTATTCAAGGAGAATCAAGTAATATTGAGATTAAACCTCAAGTATCTGAAACAAGAGAAGTTTCTCAATATGGTACGAGACCACAATTTAACAAAACACCTAAGTATGTTAAATATAGAGATGCTGGCACTGGTATCCGTGAATACAACGATGGAACATTTGGATATGAAGCAAGACCTAGATTTAACAAACCAAGTGAGACAAACGCATACAATGTAACAACGCATGCAAACGGCCAAGTAACATACGGTGCCCGTCCGACACAAAACAAGCCAAGCAAAACAAATGCATATAACGTAACAACGCATGCAAACGGCCAAGTGTCATATGGAGCGCGTCCAGCACAAAACAAGCCAAGCAAAACAAATGCATATAACGTAACAACGCATGCAAACGGCCAAGTGTCATATGGTGCTCGTCCAGCACAAAACAAGCCAAGCAAAACAAATGCATATAACGTAACAACGCATGCAAACGGCCAAGTGTCATATGGTGCTCGTCCAGCACAAAACAAGCCGAGCAAAACAAATGCATATAACGTAACAACGCATGCAAACGGCCAAGTAACATACGGCGCTCGTCCAGCACAAAACAAGCCGAGCAAAACAAACGCATACAATGTAACAACGCATGCAGATGGTACTGCAACTTATGGACCTAGAGTGACAAAATAA
- a CDS encoding thiolase family protein translates to MQEAYIVAYGRSATAKAKQGSLFYERPDDVAAKVLQGVLSRVGGKFNNNMVEDVIVGTAFPEGLQGQNIARTIALRTGLSHFIPGQTINRYCSSGLQTIATAANQIMAGQGDILVAGGVELMSAVPMGGNEPTNNPILQYDKVGASYPMGLTAENVALQYGVSREEQDTYAVQSHQRAYEAQRAGRFEDEIIPIRVEYVEYTEDGVDFKEGIFEQDELIRPDTTKEALAKLPTVFKADGTVTAGTSAPLSDGAAFVVLMSGDKVKELGVTPIARFVGFKAVGVDPKIMGIGPAYAIPEVLSLSNLTIEDIDLVELNEAFASQTIASMNAVGLDSSRTNVNGGAIALGHPLGATGAILTARLLSEMSRRPDSRYGMVTMCIGVGMGAAAIFEYIH, encoded by the coding sequence ATGCAAGAAGCATACATTGTAGCTTATGGACGTTCAGCTACTGCAAAGGCAAAACAAGGGTCATTATTTTATGAAAGACCAGATGATGTTGCTGCTAAAGTATTACAAGGTGTGTTAAGTCGTGTTGGTGGAAAGTTTAATAATAATATGGTTGAAGATGTCATTGTAGGTACTGCTTTTCCTGAAGGATTACAAGGGCAAAACATTGCAAGAACGATTGCATTACGTACAGGCTTATCGCACTTTATTCCTGGACAAACTATAAACCGTTACTGTTCATCTGGGCTACAAACAATAGCAACTGCAGCCAATCAAATTATGGCTGGCCAAGGAGATATACTCGTGGCAGGTGGCGTAGAATTAATGAGCGCTGTCCCTATGGGTGGAAACGAACCTACTAACAATCCAATATTACAATATGATAAAGTGGGTGCGTCATATCCAATGGGACTAACAGCAGAAAACGTAGCGTTACAATATGGCGTATCTAGAGAAGAACAAGATACCTATGCTGTTCAAAGTCATCAACGCGCATATGAAGCACAACGTGCAGGTCGCTTTGAAGATGAAATCATTCCAATAAGAGTTGAATACGTTGAATACACTGAAGACGGAGTCGACTTTAAAGAAGGTATATTTGAACAAGATGAGTTAATTCGCCCCGACACAACAAAAGAGGCATTAGCTAAATTGCCGACAGTGTTTAAGGCTGACGGCACAGTTACTGCAGGTACATCTGCCCCACTATCTGATGGTGCAGCATTTGTAGTCTTAATGTCAGGAGACAAAGTAAAAGAACTAGGCGTGACACCCATTGCACGATTTGTTGGTTTCAAAGCTGTCGGCGTGGATCCGAAAATTATGGGTATTGGTCCTGCATATGCGATTCCTGAAGTATTGTCACTCAGCAATTTAACAATTGAAGACATCGACTTAGTAGAACTAAATGAGGCATTCGCATCTCAAACTATCGCTTCTATGAACGCGGTAGGTCTAGATTCATCACGTACTAATGTAAATGGTGGTGCCATTGCTTTAGGTCACCCATTAGGTGCAACAGGTGCGATCTTGACTGCACGCTTACTTTCCGAAATGAGTAGACGTCCCGATAGTCGTTACGGCATGGTGACAATGTGTATTGGTGTCGGTATGGGCGCAGCTGCAATATTTGAGTATATTCATTAG
- the fadB gene encoding 3-hydroxyacyl-CoA dehydrogenase/crotonase FadB: MTINKVTVLGAGTMGAQLAALFVNAGLKVKLLDIVVDENDPNLIAKKSYDKIVNKKRPLLFDLNLASNLTYGNFNDDLANDDADLYIEAVKEDIEIKHAVWQQVAQHAKEDALFATNTSGIPITAIAKALNNADQERFFGLHFFNPPRIMKLVELIPTSYTKHAIVSEVKSFAQNVLGKGVIVVNDVPGFVANRVGTQTMNDIMYRAEEQNLNITDVDALTGQIIGRPKTGTYALSDLVGLDIAVSVIEGMQQVPEEAPYFHDVKVVNTLFDNGALGRKTKQGFYKKDKDTKERLVYDKEKQEYVPVSQPQLPILNEFNKDLAHNLDVIFNAQDEAGQFLWETLRNNFYYSAINVPKATDDFRDIDRALVWGFNWKLGPFQLWDAMGFERVKSRMEDELGDLPQWINELDGGFYKQDETIEYATPVSHFISDELWDKGDAKLSATHDDQLLLKLQSKNNVITDEFNDALVEAIDLLENEHYTSMVIYADGNNFSVGANLFLMKKAHEEGLVDDVVAQSIDKLHYSFNRLKYSLKPIVTAVQGRALGGGCELVLYSPIVVAASETYIGLVEAGVGLLPSGGGLAEMADRILHTSHKFDDKQASMTKVLTNIAFAKVSTNAFEARRYGYLRDTDTIIFNTAQRVEVALKRAKYEAETNYIPKPKYQYIGLGENYKVLIEGQLDAQRLGHFISDYDYHIALEIAYVLSGGELLRNTYINQRYIQKLEKISFIELLKSKKTYDRITHMLETGKPLRN, encoded by the coding sequence ATGACAATTAATAAAGTAACAGTTCTTGGTGCAGGTACGATGGGTGCACAACTTGCAGCGCTCTTTGTAAATGCCGGACTTAAAGTAAAATTATTAGATATTGTAGTAGACGAAAATGATCCAAATCTGATTGCTAAAAAATCATACGACAAAATCGTCAACAAAAAACGTCCGCTTCTATTCGACTTAAATTTAGCAAGTAATTTAACATATGGTAATTTTAACGATGACCTAGCTAATGATGATGCTGACTTATATATCGAAGCTGTTAAAGAAGACATTGAAATCAAACATGCGGTATGGCAACAAGTCGCTCAACATGCTAAAGAAGATGCTTTATTTGCTACTAATACATCAGGTATACCTATTACAGCAATTGCAAAAGCATTGAACAATGCGGATCAAGAACGATTCTTTGGTCTACATTTCTTTAACCCACCACGCATTATGAAATTAGTAGAGCTAATACCTACCTCATATACGAAACATGCTATCGTATCAGAGGTGAAATCTTTTGCGCAAAATGTATTAGGCAAAGGTGTCATCGTTGTTAATGATGTACCAGGATTTGTTGCAAATAGAGTTGGTACACAAACGATGAATGATATTATGTATCGCGCTGAAGAGCAAAATTTAAACATTACAGATGTGGATGCTTTAACTGGTCAAATTATCGGTCGTCCTAAAACTGGAACATATGCACTATCTGACTTAGTCGGATTAGATATTGCAGTATCTGTAATTGAAGGTATGCAGCAAGTTCCTGAGGAAGCACCCTATTTCCACGATGTCAAAGTTGTAAATACATTGTTTGATAATGGTGCACTAGGTCGTAAAACAAAACAAGGATTTTATAAAAAAGATAAAGATACTAAAGAACGTCTTGTTTACGATAAAGAAAAGCAAGAATATGTCCCTGTATCACAACCACAATTACCAATTTTAAATGAATTTAATAAAGATTTAGCGCATAACCTTGATGTCATTTTTAATGCACAAGATGAAGCAGGACAATTTTTATGGGAGACCTTACGTAATAACTTCTATTACTCTGCCATCAATGTTCCTAAGGCTACCGATGACTTCCGTGACATTGACCGCGCACTTGTTTGGGGATTTAACTGGAAGCTTGGACCTTTCCAATTATGGGATGCAATGGGATTTGAACGTGTTAAATCGCGCATGGAAGATGAACTTGGCGACCTACCACAATGGATTAATGAATTAGACGGTGGCTTTTATAAACAGGATGAAACGATTGAATATGCAACACCTGTGTCTCACTTCATAAGTGACGAACTTTGGGATAAAGGTGATGCTAAACTTTCTGCAACTCACGATGATCAACTTTTACTAAAATTACAGAGTAAAAATAATGTCATTACCGATGAATTTAATGATGCTTTAGTTGAGGCGATTGATTTGCTGGAAAATGAACATTATACAAGTATGGTTATTTATGCTGATGGTAATAATTTCAGTGTCGGTGCCAACCTTTTCTTAATGAAAAAGGCGCATGAAGAAGGTCTTGTGGATGATGTCGTTGCACAATCAATTGATAAATTACATTATAGCTTTAATCGTTTGAAGTATAGCTTAAAGCCGATCGTCACAGCTGTACAAGGTCGTGCCCTAGGCGGTGGATGTGAACTTGTACTTTACTCGCCTATCGTTGTAGCAGCAAGTGAAACGTATATCGGTCTGGTTGAAGCGGGCGTCGGTTTACTACCAAGTGGAGGCGGACTTGCAGAAATGGCGGATCGTATTTTACACACATCACATAAATTCGATGATAAACAAGCTTCAATGACTAAAGTACTAACAAACATCGCATTTGCAAAAGTATCTACTAATGCATTTGAAGCTCGCCGTTATGGCTATTTACGCGATACAGATACAATCATTTTTAATACAGCGCAACGTGTCGAAGTTGCACTTAAACGTGCGAAATACGAAGCAGAAACAAACTATATCCCTAAACCAAAATATCAATATATCGGCTTAGGAGAAAATTATAAAGTATTAATTGAAGGACAATTAGACGCGCAAAGACTAGGTCATTTTATTAGTGATTATGATTATCATATTGCCTTAGAAATTGCATATGTTTTATCTGGTGGCGAACTACTTCGTAACACATATATTAACCAACGTTATATCCAAAAATTAGAGAAAATCAGTTTTATTGAGTTACTAAAATCTAAAAAAACATACGACAGAATTACACATATGTTAGAAACTGGTAAGCCATTACGTAATTAA